From Edaphobacter lichenicola, the proteins below share one genomic window:
- a CDS encoding DNA-3-methyladenine glycosylase family protein: MPRPHHTPRSPRYDAAQALLDLSAADPRLGKLIERAGPFTLRVSSTQSPFEALVESIIYQQLHGKAAATIHRRLLESFYPVTANEHFAAQHLLDCPNEQLRAAGLSHNKSLALRDLAAKTIDGTVPTLIRIRRMSDEAIIEHLTQVRGVGRWTVEMLLIFRLGRPNVLPVDDYGVRKGFALTFGKLKPTDKVTPADLPKPDVMHRRAKKWQPWSSVASWYLWRACDLAAGKLTLPLDSKT; encoded by the coding sequence ATGCCGCGTCCACACCACACTCCACGCTCTCCCCGTTATGATGCCGCCCAGGCCTTACTGGATCTATCCGCCGCCGACCCCAGACTAGGCAAGCTCATCGAACGAGCCGGCCCCTTCACCCTCCGCGTCTCCAGCACCCAATCGCCCTTCGAGGCCTTAGTCGAGAGCATCATCTACCAGCAACTCCACGGCAAAGCAGCCGCCACCATCCACCGCCGCCTGCTCGAAAGCTTCTACCCCGTCACCGCCAACGAGCACTTCGCCGCCCAGCACCTCCTCGACTGCCCCAACGAGCAGCTCCGCGCCGCCGGCCTCTCCCACAACAAGTCCCTCGCCCTCCGCGACCTCGCAGCCAAAACCATCGACGGCACCGTCCCCACCCTCATCCGCATCCGCCGCATGTCCGACGAGGCCATCATCGAGCACCTCACCCAGGTCCGCGGCGTCGGCCGCTGGACCGTCGAGATGCTTCTCATCTTTCGTCTCGGCCGACCCAACGTCCTGCCCGTCGATGATTATGGCGTCCGCAAAGGCTTTGCCCTCACCTTCGGCAAACTCAAACCCACTGACAAGGTCACCCCCGCCGATCTCCCCAAGCCCGACGTCATGCATCGCCGCGCAAAAAAATGGCAGCCCTGGTCCTCGGTCGCGAGCTGGTATCTCTGGCGAGCCTGCGACCTAGCAGCCGGAAAACTCACTCTTCCTCTCGACTCCAAGACCTGA
- a CDS encoding cytochrome c3 family protein yields the protein MAQVFDRSSNALARFSLVLTGVIVIALGVTLDQLQRSPWVTRQGQRPDQPIPFSHKHHVEGLGLQCQYCHTQVEKAAYAGIPPTKTCINCHAQIWTNAELLEPVRQSWATGASIQWIRVHDLPDYVYFNHEIHVNKGIGCASCHGRVDEMPLMYQQNTLQMEWCLNCHRNPAVNLRPTSEIYNMAWAGPSSERPVWCTSTVTGGATAQNVSCTTTNPSGKGPEVAMLQMNTEANGPTSSDVPPLGITMPASYQKFTNQMDLGKYLTAQYHIRNPEQLSSCETCHR from the coding sequence ATGGCGCAAGTTTTTGACCGTAGTTCGAACGCGCTGGCTCGATTCAGCCTTGTCTTGACGGGCGTAATCGTCATCGCGCTCGGCGTAACGCTCGACCAGCTACAGCGATCACCGTGGGTGACGCGGCAGGGCCAGCGGCCGGATCAGCCGATACCGTTCAGCCACAAGCACCACGTTGAGGGACTTGGCCTGCAGTGCCAGTACTGTCACACGCAGGTGGAGAAGGCTGCGTATGCTGGGATTCCTCCGACGAAGACCTGTATCAATTGCCATGCGCAGATCTGGACCAACGCCGAGCTGCTGGAGCCGGTGCGGCAGAGCTGGGCGACGGGCGCTTCGATTCAGTGGATCCGGGTGCATGACCTGCCGGACTACGTTTACTTCAATCACGAGATTCACGTGAATAAGGGCATCGGCTGCGCGAGTTGTCATGGACGCGTGGACGAGATGCCGCTGATGTATCAGCAGAACACGCTGCAGATGGAGTGGTGTTTGAACTGCCATCGTAATCCGGCGGTGAACCTGCGGCCGACCAGCGAGATCTACAACATGGCGTGGGCTGGACCTTCGAGCGAGAGGCCGGTGTGGTGTACGAGCACGGTGACCGGCGGTGCTACGGCGCAGAATGTTAGCTGCACGACGACCAATCCTTCGGGCAAAGGGCCGGAGGTGGCGATGTTGCAGATGAACACCGAGGCGAATGGGCCGACGTCGAGCGATGTGCCTCCGCTGGGGATCACGATGCCGGCGAGCTATCAGAAGTTTACGAACCAGATGGATCTGGGCAAGTATCTGACGGCTCAGTACCACATCCGCAATCCGGAGCAGCTGTCGAGCTGTGAGACGTGCCACCGATGA
- a CDS encoding TAT-variant-translocated molybdopterin oxidoreductase produces MKTTGNQIGNKTGTDETMAEMKAPAAGQPVVVTQIAAAQIAPVKLTLAEVHAKLDGKTGRRFWKNLDELADTPAFHELMREEFPRQAGAGEWVDAVSRRGFLKVMGASLALAGLAGCTKQPDEPIFPYIKQPEDLVLGKPMYFATAYPFPTGAIPVLVKSDSFRPIKVDGNPEHPMSKGKSDAFTQATLLDLYDPDRSQHVLHRGEVSSWGEFQQAFATAAKKTSGGQGIYFLSETITSPTLAAQWKQVQAAYPQAKMVQWEPVNQDSSRAASKAAFGSYTDAQYKIEEADVILSLDADFLGGIAHPGFLPLASGYAERHRYEEGKTMNRLYVVETMPTVTGFKAEHRLALKPSEIATFATALAAHGSIAQEQYHQVIDTFNPQYAKFFLTVLADLKNSGGKCVVIPGEQASPAVHAAAYALNSSLGAVGKTVIYTETVNPMPSEQVADLKSLVVDMKAGKVQWLVMLGVNPIYSAPWDLGFRDAFANVPVTAQLASHVDETGAISNWHINKAHYLESWSDARAYDGTISIIQPMIDPMYGGKSAHDVLQALLADPQQSAYDVVVANAKTYFKGDFATLWRKALHDGWVEGTAFTAKAGGAGKSAVASFPAAAAPSGLEVSFRPDPSIYDGRFANVGWLQELPKQVTSLSWDNAAIMSINTLAELKLDESDPVKISLNGREVIAPAMMIPGHPDGVITVHLGFGRGVEAGRVGQGVGFDAYQIRTTDGLLSVSGATAKKVPGTYDLCITKVHNIEHRGSFAQHDLEKPLSDKDGVYSLAGHEAEERSIIRYATVDEVKKNPNFAHEGGASGTLIDKVGYSPQGEKVPHDNSFFPDNWNYEKQDPSTLKIQNAWGMAIDLNSCIGCNACIVSCYAENNIPVVGREQVKVGRNMQWLRIDTYFEGDLHAPKAHFQPMACQHCENAGCEQVCPVGATVHTPEGLNTMVYNRCVGTRYCSNNCPYKVRRFNFLLYSDYDTESLKFMRNPDVSVRSRGVMEKCSYCVQRIEAAKITADKENREIRDGEIVTACQQACPTSAITFGNINDKASKVAKIKAEERDYQVLADLNFRPRTTYTAGVINPHPELA; encoded by the coding sequence ATGAAGACGACTGGGAATCAGATTGGGAACAAGACTGGAACAGACGAGACGATGGCTGAGATGAAAGCACCAGCAGCAGGACAACCCGTAGTGGTGACTCAGATTGCCGCTGCTCAGATTGCACCGGTGAAGTTGACGCTTGCTGAGGTCCATGCGAAGCTGGATGGCAAGACGGGGCGACGCTTCTGGAAGAATCTGGACGAGTTGGCGGATACGCCGGCCTTCCACGAGTTGATGAGGGAAGAGTTTCCGCGGCAGGCTGGGGCGGGCGAGTGGGTCGATGCGGTGAGTCGGCGCGGCTTCCTGAAGGTGATGGGCGCGTCGCTGGCGCTGGCTGGGTTGGCGGGTTGTACGAAGCAGCCGGATGAGCCGATCTTTCCGTACATCAAGCAGCCTGAGGACCTGGTTCTCGGCAAGCCGATGTACTTTGCTACGGCGTATCCGTTTCCGACTGGCGCTATTCCGGTGCTGGTGAAGTCGGATTCGTTCCGGCCGATCAAGGTGGATGGCAACCCTGAGCACCCGATGTCGAAGGGCAAGTCGGACGCGTTTACACAGGCGACGCTGCTTGATCTGTATGATCCGGATCGTTCGCAGCATGTGTTGCATCGCGGCGAGGTTTCGTCGTGGGGTGAGTTTCAGCAGGCGTTTGCTACCGCTGCGAAGAAGACCTCTGGTGGACAAGGCATCTATTTCCTGAGCGAGACGATTACCTCGCCGACGCTGGCGGCGCAGTGGAAGCAGGTGCAGGCGGCGTATCCGCAGGCGAAGATGGTGCAGTGGGAGCCGGTGAATCAGGACTCCTCGCGCGCGGCCTCGAAGGCGGCGTTCGGCAGCTACACGGATGCGCAGTACAAGATCGAAGAGGCTGACGTTATTCTCTCGCTCGATGCGGATTTCCTGGGTGGCATCGCTCATCCGGGCTTCCTGCCGCTGGCTTCGGGCTATGCGGAACGGCATCGGTATGAAGAGGGCAAGACGATGAATCGGCTGTACGTCGTCGAGACCATGCCGACGGTGACAGGGTTCAAGGCGGAGCATCGGCTGGCGCTGAAGCCTAGTGAGATTGCAACGTTTGCAACGGCGCTTGCGGCCCATGGGTCGATTGCGCAGGAACAGTATCATCAAGTGATTGATACGTTTAATCCGCAGTATGCCAAGTTCTTCCTGACGGTTCTTGCCGACTTGAAGAACAGTGGCGGAAAATGCGTCGTGATTCCTGGCGAGCAGGCTTCGCCGGCGGTTCATGCGGCGGCTTATGCGCTGAACTCTTCGCTGGGCGCTGTCGGCAAGACGGTGATCTACACCGAGACGGTGAACCCGATGCCGAGCGAGCAGGTCGCTGATCTGAAGTCACTCGTTGTCGATATGAAGGCTGGTAAGGTTCAGTGGCTGGTGATGCTCGGCGTCAACCCAATCTATTCGGCACCGTGGGATCTTGGGTTCAGAGACGCCTTCGCGAATGTTCCGGTGACGGCACAGCTTGCCTCGCATGTGGATGAGACGGGCGCGATCTCGAACTGGCATATCAATAAAGCGCATTACCTCGAGAGTTGGTCGGATGCGCGTGCGTACGACGGAACGATCTCGATTATTCAACCGATGATCGATCCGATGTATGGTGGCAAGTCGGCGCACGATGTGCTGCAGGCGCTGCTGGCGGATCCGCAGCAGTCGGCTTACGACGTGGTTGTTGCGAATGCGAAGACCTACTTCAAGGGCGATTTTGCTACCTTGTGGCGTAAGGCGCTGCATGATGGCTGGGTAGAAGGAACCGCGTTCACGGCTAAGGCTGGTGGGGCGGGTAAGAGCGCTGTGGCTTCTTTCCCGGCAGCTGCCGCTCCGAGCGGACTTGAGGTTTCGTTTCGACCTGATCCTTCGATCTACGATGGTCGTTTCGCGAACGTGGGCTGGCTGCAGGAGTTGCCCAAACAGGTGACGAGCCTGAGCTGGGATAACGCGGCCATCATGAGCATTAACACGCTGGCGGAGTTGAAGCTGGATGAGTCGGATCCGGTGAAGATTTCGTTGAACGGCCGCGAGGTGATTGCGCCGGCGATGATGATTCCGGGGCATCCGGATGGCGTGATCACGGTTCATCTTGGCTTTGGGCGTGGCGTTGAGGCTGGCCGTGTGGGCCAGGGTGTCGGATTCGATGCTTACCAGATTCGCACCACCGACGGGCTGTTGTCGGTCTCAGGTGCGACTGCGAAGAAGGTTCCGGGAACGTACGATCTTTGCATCACGAAGGTCCACAACATCGAGCATCGCGGCAGCTTTGCACAGCACGATCTGGAGAAGCCGCTCTCGGATAAAGACGGTGTGTACTCTTTGGCTGGGCATGAGGCGGAGGAGCGTTCGATCATTCGCTACGCCACGGTCGATGAGGTCAAGAAGAATCCGAACTTCGCTCATGAAGGCGGGGCGAGCGGCACGCTGATAGACAAAGTGGGTTACTCGCCGCAGGGTGAGAAGGTGCCGCACGACAACTCGTTCTTCCCGGATAACTGGAACTACGAGAAGCAGGACCCGTCGACGCTGAAGATTCAGAATGCCTGGGGAATGGCGATCGACCTGAACAGCTGCATTGGCTGCAATGCCTGCATCGTCAGCTGCTATGCGGAGAACAATATCCCCGTCGTCGGCCGTGAGCAGGTGAAGGTTGGGCGCAACATGCAGTGGCTGCGCATCGATACTTACTTTGAAGGCGATCTGCATGCACCGAAGGCGCACTTTCAGCCAATGGCCTGCCAGCACTGCGAGAACGCGGGCTGCGAACAGGTCTGCCCAGTGGGTGCGACGGTGCATACGCCCGAGGGCCTGAATACGATGGTTTACAACCGTTGCGTGGGAACTCGTTATTGCTCGAACAACTGCCCGTATAAGGTTCGCCGGTTCAACTTCCTGCTGTACTCGGACTATGACACGGAGAGCTTGAAGTTCATGCGGAATCCCGACGTGTCGGTTCGTTCGCGCGGCGTGATGGAGAAGTGCAGCTACTGCGTGCAGCGGATTGAAGCGGCAAAGATTACGGCGGATAAGGAAAATCGCGAGATTCGTGACGGCGAGATTGTGACGGCGTGCCAGCAGGCCTGCCCGACCAGCGCAATCACCTTCGGCAATATCAACGACAAGGCAAGCAAGGTGGCAAAGATCAAGGCTGAGGAGCGCGACTACCAGGTACTCGCCGATCTCAACTTCCGTCCGCGCACGACCTATACGGCCGGAGTCATCAACCCGCATCCGGAGCTGGCATAA
- the nrfD gene encoding NrfD/PsrC family molybdoenzyme membrane anchor subunit: MATKGPMQDPSVDPVIDPMIDPRTGEYAVIAPGHNFKSVTQKIAGIVLTSNTPLGWFFGLIVAAGVTMGLVVGCTWLFLKGVGIWGVTIPGAWGFAIINFVWWIGIGHAGTLISAILLLFKQTWRNSINRFAEAMTIFAVVCAGTFPLIHVGRPWLAYWLFPYPNTMNVWPQFRSPLAWDVFAVSTYASISIIFWYIGMIPDFGTLRDRATMPAAKYFYGMLSLGWRGSTRHWIRYESASLLLAGLSTPLVLSVHTVISFDFAVAALAGWHTTIFPPYFVAGAVYSGFAMVLTLAIPIRKFYHMEDLVTLRHLDNMAKVMLATGSIVAYGYGMEVFMAWFSASHWEFFMMWNRMFGPMGWAYWILILTNIAIPLTTLWSRKLRVNVTFLFILSLIVNTGMWFERFVIVVTSLYREYLPSSWGTYRATKWDYMIYVGTMGLFTFLFFLFVRFLPMIPMSEIRMMLPQTKVTRGVDAETATEETA; this comes from the coding sequence ATGGCGACTAAAGGACCCATGCAGGACCCGAGCGTCGATCCCGTGATTGATCCCATGATCGACCCGCGTACTGGCGAGTACGCAGTGATTGCGCCGGGCCATAACTTCAAGTCGGTGACGCAGAAGATTGCTGGCATCGTGCTGACGTCGAACACTCCGCTGGGCTGGTTCTTCGGCCTGATCGTGGCCGCCGGTGTCACTATGGGGCTGGTGGTCGGCTGTACCTGGCTGTTCCTGAAGGGCGTTGGAATCTGGGGTGTTACGATTCCTGGCGCGTGGGGATTCGCGATCATCAACTTTGTGTGGTGGATCGGTATCGGCCACGCAGGTACGCTGATCTCGGCGATTCTGCTGCTGTTCAAACAGACCTGGCGCAACTCGATCAACCGGTTTGCGGAGGCCATGACGATCTTTGCGGTGGTCTGCGCGGGAACGTTTCCTCTGATTCACGTTGGCCGGCCCTGGCTTGCGTACTGGCTCTTCCCTTACCCGAACACGATGAACGTGTGGCCGCAGTTCCGCAGCCCGCTGGCCTGGGACGTCTTCGCGGTGTCGACGTATGCCTCGATCTCGATCATCTTCTGGTATATCGGAATGATTCCCGACTTCGGGACGCTGCGCGACCGTGCGACGATGCCGGCTGCGAAGTACTTCTACGGGATGCTGTCGCTGGGATGGCGCGGATCGACCCGGCACTGGATTCGCTATGAATCGGCTTCCCTGCTGCTGGCGGGTCTTTCAACGCCGCTGGTGCTCTCAGTGCACACGGTCATCAGCTTCGACTTCGCGGTGGCGGCACTGGCTGGGTGGCATACGACGATCTTCCCTCCTTACTTCGTTGCGGGCGCGGTGTACTCGGGTTTTGCCATGGTGCTGACACTGGCGATTCCGATCCGCAAGTTCTACCACATGGAGGATCTGGTTACGCTGCGGCACCTGGACAACATGGCCAAGGTGATGCTGGCGACGGGCTCGATTGTGGCTTATGGGTACGGCATGGAGGTCTTCATGGCATGGTTTTCGGCCAGCCACTGGGAGTTCTTCATGATGTGGAATCGTATGTTCGGGCCTATGGGATGGGCGTACTGGATCCTGATCCTGACCAACATCGCGATTCCGCTGACGACGCTCTGGTCGCGCAAGCTGCGGGTAAACGTGACGTTCCTGTTTATCCTGTCGCTCATCGTCAATACGGGCATGTGGTTTGAGCGCTTCGTCATCGTTGTTACCAGTCTTTACCGCGAGTATCTGCCTTCAAGCTGGGGGACCTACCGCGCGACGAAGTGGGACTACATGATCTACGTGGGAACGATGGGCCTGTTTACGTTCCTGTTCTTCCTGTTTGTTCGCTTCCTGCCGATGATTCCGATGTCCGAGATTCGAATGATGCTGCCGCAGACCAAGGTCACACGCGGCGTCGATGCCGAGACAGCCACTGAGGAGACCGCCTGA
- a CDS encoding DUF3341 domain-containing protein, which yields MPPREGVYGLLAEFNTPSELVHATEEAHRAGYRRMECYTPYPVEEAAEALHFHKTRVPLVCLIGGLMGVTTAFLMETWINVWAYPLNIAGRPLFSWPAFIIPAYEWTILFSGFSAALGMIALNGLPQLYHPVFNAPNFRNGATTDKFFLCLEAVDPKFSLSETRAFLEQFPAVSVVEVDH from the coding sequence ATGCCGCCGCGCGAAGGAGTTTACGGATTACTGGCCGAGTTCAATACGCCCAGTGAGTTAGTTCATGCCACTGAGGAGGCGCATCGTGCGGGCTATCGACGCATGGAGTGCTATACGCCCTATCCGGTGGAAGAGGCGGCTGAGGCGCTGCACTTCCATAAGACGCGCGTCCCGTTGGTATGCCTGATCGGTGGCTTGATGGGGGTAACGACGGCGTTCCTTATGGAGACCTGGATCAATGTGTGGGCGTATCCGTTGAACATTGCCGGCCGCCCGTTGTTTTCCTGGCCTGCGTTTATCATTCCGGCCTACGAGTGGACGATTTTGTTTTCAGGGTTCTCGGCGGCTCTCGGAATGATCGCGCTGAATGGTCTGCCGCAGCTTTATCATCCTGTGTTCAACGCACCGAACTTCAGGAATGGCGCGACGACCGATAAGTTTTTTCTGTGTCTCGAGGCAGTCGATCCGAAGTTCTCGCTGAGCGAGACGCGGGCTTTCCTTGAGCAGTTCCCTGCGGTCTCCGTGGTGGAGGTGGATCATTAA
- a CDS encoding c-type cytochrome, with product MRLTSRRLGLATAALSLLVVTGCRQDMQNQPKFFPQRGTDFYADGRSVRPQVENTVARNQLHEDGYFYTGLVNGKEGDGMPFPATMQVLERGQERYNVYCTPCHSRVGNGIGMIVQRGYSKAGSFHSARLETAPLGHFFHVISNGYGSMPDYSSQIVPADRWAIVAYIKALQLSQKATQADVASGAHVEPLASIAEREGLPASFADEWVLPPTAVTGTPDNGLYVLPVTGAGAAGTTAAAPSRNNAAAPAASAGQTAPKQ from the coding sequence GTGAGATTGACATCCCGGCGTCTTGGCCTCGCCACCGCAGCGTTGTCCCTGCTGGTTGTGACGGGCTGCCGTCAGGATATGCAGAATCAGCCGAAGTTCTTTCCTCAGCGTGGCACTGACTTTTATGCGGACGGTCGCTCTGTTCGCCCGCAGGTTGAGAATACGGTTGCGCGAAATCAGCTGCATGAAGACGGCTACTTCTATACCGGGCTGGTGAATGGGAAAGAGGGCGATGGTATGCCCTTCCCGGCGACGATGCAGGTGTTAGAGCGCGGGCAGGAGCGTTACAACGTCTACTGCACGCCGTGCCACTCGCGGGTAGGCAATGGGATCGGCATGATTGTGCAGCGCGGGTATTCGAAGGCTGGTAGCTTTCATTCGGCTCGGCTCGAGACTGCGCCGCTGGGACACTTCTTTCATGTGATCTCGAATGGGTATGGTTCCATGCCTGACTATTCGTCGCAGATTGTGCCGGCAGACCGCTGGGCGATTGTCGCTTATATCAAGGCACTGCAGCTGAGCCAGAAGGCAACGCAGGCCGATGTGGCATCGGGCGCTCATGTTGAGCCGCTTGCCAGCATAGCCGAACGGGAGGGCTTGCCGGCCTCCTTCGCCGATGAGTGGGTGCTGCCTCCGACTGCTGTGACGGGTACGCCTGACAACGGACTTTATGTGCTCCCTGTTACGGGAGCTGGTGCTGCTGGAACGACGGCGGCTGCACCATCACGAAACAACGCAGCTGCGCCGGCGGCGTCTGCCGGACAAACCGCACCGAAGCAGTAA
- a CDS encoding SCO family protein — MRYGPTIRGGWQAAILCCALLGGPLFAQVSSYGDKQSGDNSGDQLPQVLQKVGVSQHLNQQLPLDASFVDDTGKTVKLGDYFGKHPAILSLVYYNCPMLCSEELDGLTGALEMVKLTPGKDFDVVIISIDPSETPETAAAKKAFYVKRYGRPETASGWHFLTGQRPAIDAVTNAVGFGYVKVPGPDGKLTQFAHASSIEIVTTDGKLAQYYLGVEYSPKDMLLGLIDASGNKIGSPVANILTYCYHYDPQTNKHSLIIARVVQFGGMVTVAGLGGFMFLMFRRDVNSAREHDLTKKENG; from the coding sequence ATGAGATACGGGCCGACAATTCGGGGTGGGTGGCAGGCGGCGATTCTCTGCTGCGCGCTGCTGGGCGGTCCCCTGTTTGCCCAGGTCTCAAGCTATGGGGATAAGCAGAGTGGCGATAACTCCGGCGATCAGTTGCCGCAGGTGCTGCAGAAGGTTGGAGTTTCGCAGCATCTGAACCAACAGCTTCCACTGGACGCTTCGTTTGTGGACGACACAGGGAAGACTGTGAAGCTGGGGGACTACTTTGGGAAGCATCCCGCGATTCTTTCGCTGGTTTACTACAACTGCCCCATGCTGTGCTCTGAGGAACTGGACGGATTGACCGGAGCCCTGGAGATGGTGAAGCTGACGCCTGGGAAGGATTTCGATGTGGTCATTATCAGCATCGACCCGAGCGAGACGCCAGAGACTGCAGCTGCGAAGAAGGCTTTTTATGTAAAGCGCTACGGGCGTCCGGAGACGGCTTCCGGTTGGCACTTCCTTACTGGACAGCGGCCGGCGATCGATGCGGTGACAAATGCGGTCGGCTTTGGATACGTCAAGGTTCCGGGACCCGATGGCAAGCTTACTCAGTTCGCTCATGCCAGCTCGATTGAGATTGTTACCACAGACGGCAAGCTAGCGCAGTACTACCTTGGAGTGGAGTACTCGCCGAAGGACATGCTGCTGGGGTTGATCGACGCTTCGGGCAACAAGATTGGTTCTCCGGTTGCGAACATTTTGACCTACTGCTATCACTATGATCCGCAGACGAATAAGCACTCCCTGATCATCGCGCGTGTGGTGCAGTTTGGCGGCATGGTGACAGTGGCAGGATTAGGCGGCTTCATGTTTTTGATGTTTCGACGAGATGTCAACTCCGCGCGCGAACACGACCTGACTAAGAAAGAGAACGGATAA
- the coxB gene encoding cytochrome c oxidase subunit II has product MHISPVLWQFLVKWLNASALFPREASTIAPYADALYFFLLLITVVGLTLVGMLIFGFSIRYRKEKHPVAVQVEGSTLLEATWTIIPLALFLIVFVWGALLYFRIYNPPTNAMNIYVVGKQWMWKAEHPGGQHEINALHVPTGRPVQLTMISQDVFHSFSIPDFRVKREVIPGRYSTVWFQATTPGTYHIFCTQYCGTNHSAMIGEVTVLSPDDYDKWTQESTSGMSLAQNGERLFASMGCNACHSGSAAARGPNLAGVYGSKLQLASGSQVLVNDAYLRDAILNPSQHITAGYAPIMPTYQGQISEDGLIDLVEYIKAMQTNYRVQQTLTTSQSNQTAPTTPGTVKP; this is encoded by the coding sequence ATGCATATCAGTCCAGTCCTGTGGCAATTTTTGGTGAAGTGGCTCAACGCTTCGGCGCTCTTTCCGCGCGAGGCGTCGACCATCGCGCCCTACGCTGACGCGCTCTACTTCTTCCTGCTGTTGATCACGGTGGTTGGTCTGACGCTGGTGGGCATGCTGATCTTCGGTTTCTCGATCCGGTATCGCAAGGAGAAGCACCCGGTCGCGGTCCAGGTGGAAGGCTCGACTTTGCTTGAGGCGACCTGGACCATCATTCCTCTCGCTCTCTTTCTGATTGTGTTTGTCTGGGGCGCGTTGTTGTACTTCCGCATCTACAATCCCCCGACCAATGCGATGAATATCTATGTTGTCGGTAAGCAGTGGATGTGGAAGGCGGAGCATCCGGGCGGGCAGCATGAGATAAACGCGCTGCATGTACCGACTGGCCGTCCTGTGCAGCTGACGATGATCTCGCAGGATGTGTTTCACAGCTTTTCTATTCCTGATTTTCGCGTCAAGCGCGAGGTGATTCCAGGGCGCTACTCGACGGTCTGGTTTCAGGCCACGACTCCGGGGACCTACCATATCTTCTGCACACAATATTGCGGGACGAATCACTCGGCTATGATCGGCGAAGTCACTGTACTCAGCCCGGATGACTACGATAAGTGGACACAGGAGTCCACCAGCGGGATGTCGCTGGCTCAGAATGGCGAGAGGCTCTTTGCCAGCATGGGATGCAACGCGTGCCATTCGGGAAGTGCGGCGGCGCGTGGGCCAAATCTTGCGGGTGTCTACGGCTCGAAGCTGCAACTGGCCAGCGGGTCGCAGGTTCTGGTCAACGACGCATATCTGCGTGACGCGATCCTGAATCCTTCGCAACATATTACGGCTGGATATGCGCCGATAATGCCGACCTATCAAGGACAGATCAGCGAAGACGGCCTGATCGATCTAGTCGAGTACATCAAAGCTATGCAGACCAACTACCGTGTGCAGCAGACGCTGACCACGTCACAGTCGAACCAAACGGCGCCGACAACGCCAGGGACGGTGAAGCCATGA